The region ATTGattctaatttataatatattttttaaaataaaattcagctaatgataaaatattttataaaataaagattacaaaaaaaaattactattaataaataaatataaatttatcatttcaattctatactaaaaattaaatattataaaataaaaatagctaacaaagtaaaatatttttctaagtcCACAAATTGTAAAttgagtttaaaaaaaaaaaataaattcttgctaattttcttttatttttcttacagtcttgatttttttttcttttgtcaattttacaagtcaatctactttttaaaatttttatccatataaatttagtaaaataattaattataaaatcatataacagaatataatttaattctaatttacaatatattttctaaaaaaattcattgatcaaataaaaattacaacaaataaataaattaaatattttcacttcaattattattataccaaaaataaaaaatatatattacatattcaatttttagattttctaccaaaaaattattcaattttataaaactaaaaaatagttaacggacaatacattcaatcacattttcataaacatattttcaaacactaaatctagatttttttttcataatcatactttttcaaaatacaatttttaaatcactaatcaatcatgccctataaaatataactttaatttataaaaaaaatcaaagttaattacaatgcaatattgttatgaatttaattaatgcactattattaaattttaatttatcaaaataattaaattttactttcagcTAATCCAATCACGTATTCAGtatctgttatattttcaaatttaatctcaatcacaaattcagttttttaaaactcaaaaacagtttactaaCATTGAACCAATcgcattttcagaaacatgttttcagtcactaaattcagattttcatttcagaatcccacttttcaaaaatacagttttttaatcgcgaaccaatcagaccctaaaTTACTTTAACAAAAGAAAAGCTACTCAAGATAAACAGAGAAGAAAGTATACAACTTAGGCATCCTGTGGTTGTTCTTGGTTTTGGTTTTGTTCAGTCTCTAGTCGAATCATCACTGGCTGTCAAGCCTCGGATCTTAACATCATAGTGAACTTCTTCAACTCTTTTTAGGTCGTATTTCATCCCTACAACAGATGACAGAAGATTGAATGAATGCATGAGAAGTATTATCATAAGTGTTGtgtggaaaagaaaaaaaaatgaatagcTTACCATCAAACTTTTTTCTCAAGAAATCGTTCCGAAGGTTAAGCATACGGAAGGCTGCATGGAGTTCTGTTAAGAACTTCAACACCTTTCTTGGGCAATCATAGTCCCCTGCTGTCACTTGGTTCACCACATATCTTGGCTGCAAAGATTACCACAGTTACTGCATAAAAAGCCTTCGTACATACAAGTTAACCAGAATTTACTACGATGCAGAGTAACATGCCAAGATGCATAACCATAAAAATACTCAAAGGTGTGCAATTGAAGTTGCATACGAACAACAGAGACTATAATTCTTATTAGTTCTTACCAGTTCATTTGACATGAAACAAAGGCCTGAAATATGAAAAAAGTTTCAACATCAATTACTCATGCTGAAAAAAGAGCAACAATAATCACTGGACACTAAACTAAATAAGGCAAACATGGGATAgttaagaaacataaaaaaaaaagtcaatccACATTGCCTTAACCACTTGCAGGCAGGCATACTATAATACttctcttgtgtgtgtgtgtgtacagAACACAATTACATATACATGTCATGGTGACAACGAAAGGAGCTTTGTTGTGAATACAGCACACACATACACACACGAGCTTTGCGTATGTAGTTAGTACTTCATTTCAGGCCAAAGGGAATACAAACTAGCAAAATTTTATTCAAAAGTTTCACTTCAGGACTATTCCAATAAGTGATCACATGGGTAAACTTCTAGAGATCAGATAGTCAGAAAACTCACCTACAAGGTAGTCTTCAATATCTAGACCAAACTCTGAATTGTTTACTGCATAGTAAATACATAGCAATATAGCATAGTAAGATTACCAGTTAAAAGACATCAATATTCAAGTCACAACTGACCATAAACTCAGTACTTAAGTATAGAGAATATAACATACAGCCCAGCATTTCCTCAGCTTCAGCATGCAATAGAAGATTTCCTGTCTCTAACCAATGCATAAAAGCAAGAAGCGAAGCCACAGCCTGTGTCTCACCCCTCCAATCACCATGATACCTGTTAATTACCAACACCAAATCAAACtcatataaacatacatatatatatatatatgtgtgtgtataaaCCCATACTTGAAGAATGTATTGTCTACATTACCTGTAATGTTGAGAAGGGCATTCACTAAGAATTTCAGCGAGTCGATTGTATAGCCCCTTCAACACAGCAATCTGAGCTTTTGGCTTCTCCAAAACCTCTGGCCCaacataattttataattataagtATAAACCtatatcaatacatatatatatacgtgtgtgtgtgtgtgtgtgcagaAAATGCATGTACCAGGAGTGGGTCGAGACTGGTGGACAAGGAGAAGACCGGCGTGCATGAGTCTGGTGGTGGACTCAATATCCATTACAACAGCTCGAATGCGCTCTCTCAAGCTACCTGACTCCTCAAGCTGAACCCGAAAACCCTCGAACTGCTTCTCCAGCAAAGGAGCGTGTGATTCACCTCCCTCCATAGTTGCGGAGCAACAGAAAGTGGCCAATAGAGTGCGGCGAAACGTTCCGGCGAGTGCTGTGGGAACCGAACGGATCGCAATGGAAGGGAATGGGATTTTACGATTAGGGTTTAAGAAGAAGCGGGAATAAGATGAGGAGAAGGTAAAGAAAGCGTTTCGAAACGCTAGCCTCATACTCTTTCTTAGCTGTCGGCTGAGCTCACTCCAGTTATtatatgttttctttttctttatatataaagAAAAGTTATTATATCAAGTTAATAATAACTAAATTTTTGTTTggcatggatttttttttttttggtattaatTTCAAAATTGTTTTTCTTAATTAGGAATGGTGATTACAACTAATAATAAGAGGTAAGTTCTCTTTCTaagttttgaatttaaaaatttttaaattagggtttcataataaatatacactcatttcttaaactctctattcttcttcatcattcaaaacaaaaatataaacataaacaataagaaCTGCATCCATGATTTCGTGAGCATGTGAAtgagggaaagaagaagaaaaaatcgcGTGGGAAAAAaatagagggagagagagaaaatgcATGGGAGTAGAGGGGAAGGAGATGAAGAACAAAAGAAGTAGATCTATGTATTTaagagtgttgacgcggttctttggcaacagataattatatgaataaggagagggattagtgctaagtgatgaaccgtaatagatgaatgatctcaaaggaagagtataactcgaatacttttttaggtggttcaaaggttaaaatccttctagtccaccagccaatattattgatatatctctgatattccttacatggtatttctttacaaattagaagtcaaccctttgcaactcccatggtctccatatttatagggagaggacacctgggtgttggcaaaggaggtcatcccgtgaccttcttacccatcatgtcacttctgcgacattcatgattaattcctaaaacctgacaatgaagtgtggtctattCAATAGGTAAAGggaataatgggccgcatggcctaaaccagtcgtggggtgtctgaacacgcacgtttatgctgcatgtccgagaattcaggaatggagtagacacatgatgtctgatatatgcacgtttacattgcgtggttggcTTTGTAAAGGGTCAGAGGtgtcaactcaagctcgtaccccgagcttgatgtagtctcagctcatggtgtccacgctgctgattcgatgccttagtaatcttactaaacctttggctatctcAAGCTAGAGAGGTAgagacttgtaacagcagctccgggtaggtggcttccacgtggctgatagaattatgcccttttctagctcgctaataacccgtggatat is a window of Humulus lupulus chromosome 4, drHumLupu1.1, whole genome shotgun sequence DNA encoding:
- the LOC133831114 gene encoding uncharacterized protein LOC133831114, translated to MRLAFRNAFFTFSSSYSRFFLNPNRKIPFPSIAIRSVPTALAGTFRRTLLATFCCSATMEGGESHAPLLEKQFEGFRVQLEESGSLRERIRAVVMDIESTTRLMHAGLLLVHQSRPTPEVLEKPKAQIAVLKGLYNRLAEILSECPSQHYRYHGDWRGETQAVASLLAFMHWLETGNLLLHAEAEEMLGLNNSEFGLDIEDYLVGLCFMSNELPRYVVNQVTAGDYDCPRKVLKFLTELHAAFRMLNLRNDFLRKKFDGMKYDLKRVEEVHYDVKIRGLTASDDSTRD